One stretch of Paramormyrops kingsleyae isolate MSU_618 chromosome 4, PKINGS_0.4, whole genome shotgun sequence DNA includes these proteins:
- the LOC111854551 gene encoding zona pellucida sperm-binding protein 3-like yields the protein MSYIVLFEMIWFLQWVLGLSLIVLLAHAAHNVDCDIDSITVRWIADEKTTLDPSILFLGSCPPTRFSLTTAEAIFHVGFEDCGFMRMVTKTQLIYKNYLRIPTASLDSAIYPVQCAYKRPQDWIPPLFLPHTHAEGYGSLSFQMGILRGGFCEPAQVSTFTLGSVIPICAVVAHEGHMPLYLYLEECVAANTQSLGPLSQIHKLVTNKGCLVDSMTADSRFQRFGNTSEIILQLQAFKFVHGAEVYIHCKLAAWDPTGLTEEKKACNYNKGLKRWELVDDPSQSALCNCCDSGCEYKNWQDSDAQFTQNAVLGLLNINSQVPGHLI from the exons ATGAGTTACATTGTTTTGTTTGAGATGATTTGGTTTTTGCAGTGGGTTCTTGGCTTGAGCCTAATAGTACTTTTGGCTCATGCAg ctcaCAATGTAGACTGTGATATTGACTCAATTACTGTAAGATGGATTGCTGATGAGAAGACAACCCTAGACCCTTCAATCCTCTTCCTGGGAAGTTGTCCTCCCACTAGGTTTTCATTAACTACTGCTGAGGCAATATTCCATGTGGGTTTTGAGGACTGTGGTTTCATGCGCATG GTAACAAAAACCCAACTGATCTACAAAAACTACCTCAGAATACCTACTGCATCTCTGGATTCTGCAATCTATCCTGTTCAATGTGCTTATAAAAG GCCTCAAGACTGGATTCCTCCATTGTTCCTCCCTCACACCCATGCAGAGGGCTATGGGAGCCTTTCCTTCCAAATGGGTATATTGAGAG GTGGCTTCTGTGAACCTGCTCAGGTGTCCACCTTCACTTTGGGGTCTGTCATCCCAATCTGTGCTGTGGTAGCACATGAGGGCCACATGCCTTTATATCTATACCTGGAGGAGTGTGTTGCAGCTAACACTCAATCACTTGGTCCATTAAGCCAGATTCATAAACTAGTAACTAACAAAGG ATGCCTTGTGGACAGCATGACTGCAGATTCAAGGTTCCAGCGCTTTGGCAATACTTCTGAAATAATCCTCCAGCTGCAAGCCTTTAAGTTTGTTCATGGAGCAGAA GTTTATATACACTGTAAACTTGCTGCTTGGGATCCAACGGGCCTTACTGAGGAAAAGAAGGCTTGTAACTACAACAAAGGACTGAAAAG ATGGGAGCTTGTGGATGACCCTTCTCAAAGTGCACTGTGTAACTGCTGTGACTCTGGCTGCGAGTATAAGAACTGGCAAGATTCAG ATGCTCAATTCACTCAAAATGCTGTGTTGGGACTACTGAACATAAATTCCCAAGTACCTGGACATCTGATTTAA
- the LOC111854552 gene encoding zona pellucida sperm-binding protein 3-like isoform X1, with protein MIFWGVLLVLTVVAFASGSDEVNVTCHGDSVTLTWTLNASRDADPSRIFLGNCHPSSYSNHTGRGVATFRALFRDCRFKRVVTGDHLIYKNMLAYRPSAKPNPPEIFHEVLCVFDRPDNWIPPLFSSSYGAVHGYGGLHFYIGIMKDDFSGPAQSTSFPVGSQIPIWAAVDQQAHMPLILFLQECVAATVPEMGASHQVYPLITNGGCLVDSKEGTSKFHPRRRTSEMFLSLQAFDFGVEEDVYIHCKIAVWDPKNLNRQMKACNYVKELGRWELLDDPSRNSLCSCCNTQCHYRKGRSAELDSQGLIQNAVLGPLTIVDV; from the exons ATGATCTTTTGGGGAGTACTCCTGGTTTTAACGGTGGTGGCTTTTGCTTCAGGAAGCGATG AGGTCAACGTAACGTGTCATGGTGATTCTGTCACCCTGACTTGGACGTTGAACGCGTCCCGGGACGCCGATCCTTCACGAATTTTCCTCGGTAACTGCCACCCTTCCAGTTACTCAAACCATACTGGCCGAGGAGTGGCGACATTCCGCGCTTTGTTCAGGGATTGCCGATTCAAGCGTGTG GTAACTGGAGACCACTTGATCTACAAGAATATGCTTGCTTACAGACCTTCAGCAAAGCCTAACCCACCTGAGATATTTCACGAGGTTCTCTGTGTTTTCGATAG GCCTGATAATTGGATACCTCCTCTCTTCAGCTCATCTTATGGGGCTGTCCATGGGTATGGGGGCCTGCACTTCTATATAGGGATTATGAAAG ATGACTTCAGTGGCCCGGCTCAGTCAACTTCCTTTCCTGTGGGTTCCCAGATCCCCATCTGGGCTGCAGTTGACCAACAGGCCCATATGCCCCTCATATTGTTTCTTCAGGAGTGTGTGGCCGCCACAGTGCCTGAAATGGGTGCCTCACACCAGGTCTACCCACTGATTACCAATGGCGG GTGCCTAGTGGACAGTAAGGAGGGCACATCAAAATTTCACCCTAGACGCAGGACATCTGAAATGTTTCTGTCTCTGCAAGCCTTTGACTTTGGTGTTGAGGAAGAT GTGTATATCCACTGCAAGATTGCAGTTTGGGACCCAAAGAATTTGAACAGGCAGATGAAAGCCTGCAACTATGTCAAAGAGCTTGGCCG ATGGGAGCTTCTGGATGATCCATCCAGGAACTCTCTTTGCAGCTGTTGCAACACCCAGTGCCATTATCGAAAGGGCAGGTCTGCAGAACTTG ATTCACAGGGGCTGATTCAAAATGCTGTTCTTGGGCCACTTACCATTGTTGATGTATAA
- the LOC111854552 gene encoding zona pellucida sperm-binding protein 3-like isoform X2: MIFWGVLLVLTVVAFASGSDEVNVTCHGDSVTLTWTLNASRDADPSRIFLGNCHPSSYSNHTGRGVATFRALFRDCRFKRVVTGDHLIYKNMLAYRPSAKPNPPEIFHEVLCVFDRPDNWIPPLFSSSYGAVHGYGGLHFYIGIMKDDFSGPAQSTSFPVGSQIPIWAAVDQQAHMPLILFLQECVAATVPEMGASHQVYPLITNGGCLVDSKEGTSKFHPRRRTSEMFLSLQAFDFGVEEDVYIHCKIAVWDPKNLNRQMKACNYVKELGRFTGADSKCCSWATYHC; encoded by the exons ATGATCTTTTGGGGAGTACTCCTGGTTTTAACGGTGGTGGCTTTTGCTTCAGGAAGCGATG AGGTCAACGTAACGTGTCATGGTGATTCTGTCACCCTGACTTGGACGTTGAACGCGTCCCGGGACGCCGATCCTTCACGAATTTTCCTCGGTAACTGCCACCCTTCCAGTTACTCAAACCATACTGGCCGAGGAGTGGCGACATTCCGCGCTTTGTTCAGGGATTGCCGATTCAAGCGTGTG GTAACTGGAGACCACTTGATCTACAAGAATATGCTTGCTTACAGACCTTCAGCAAAGCCTAACCCACCTGAGATATTTCACGAGGTTCTCTGTGTTTTCGATAG GCCTGATAATTGGATACCTCCTCTCTTCAGCTCATCTTATGGGGCTGTCCATGGGTATGGGGGCCTGCACTTCTATATAGGGATTATGAAAG ATGACTTCAGTGGCCCGGCTCAGTCAACTTCCTTTCCTGTGGGTTCCCAGATCCCCATCTGGGCTGCAGTTGACCAACAGGCCCATATGCCCCTCATATTGTTTCTTCAGGAGTGTGTGGCCGCCACAGTGCCTGAAATGGGTGCCTCACACCAGGTCTACCCACTGATTACCAATGGCGG GTGCCTAGTGGACAGTAAGGAGGGCACATCAAAATTTCACCCTAGACGCAGGACATCTGAAATGTTTCTGTCTCTGCAAGCCTTTGACTTTGGTGTTGAGGAAGAT GTGTATATCCACTGCAAGATTGCAGTTTGGGACCCAAAGAATTTGAACAGGCAGATGAAAGCCTGCAACTATGTCAAAGAGCTTGGCCG ATTCACAGGGGCTGATTCAAAATGCTGTTCTTGGGCCACTTACCATTGTTGA
- the nedd8l gene encoding NEDD8: MLIKVKTLTGKEIEIDIEPTDKVERIKERVEEKEGIPPQQQRLIYSGKQMNDEKTAADYKIQGGSVLHLVLALRGGVRSCRSLSLCPM; this comes from the exons ATGCTGATTAAAGTTAAG ACCCTCACAGGCAAGGAAATTGAAATTGATATCGAACCCACAGACAAG GTGGAAAGGATTAAAGAGAGAGTAGAAGAGAAGGAAGGGAttccacctcagcagcagaggCTCATCTACAGCGGAAAGCAAAT GAATGACGAGAAGACTGCAGCTGACTATAAGATCCAGGGTGGCTCTGTGCTACATCTTGTCCTGGCACTTCGAGGAGGGGTCCGCTCTTGTCGTAGCCTCAGCCTCTGTCCCATGTAG